In Modestobacter versicolor, a single genomic region encodes these proteins:
- a CDS encoding amino acid permease → MQLFRTKSLEAIQSDVSGDDGGGGQVGHLRKRLSARHLIGFGIGVVIGTGIFTLTGIQARETAGPAVVVSFAIAGLVALLAGLCYAELASSVPTAGSAYTYAYATTGELLAWVIGWDLFLEFAFGAAVVARGWSAYIGNLLDLPTSLFGEEAPVNVGAAAIVVVLTLVAVLGIRESARVTNVLVLVKVAVCVFVVVTGIWFVKGANLTPFVPAGEPTEGSGGLTQPLISAIAGLEPATFGIGGVLTAAAVVFFAYTGFEAVANLSEETRKPSRDIPLGLLGTLGVATALYIGVAFVVVGMVEYTDIDAGAPIADAFDQVGLGWASALISIAAVAGLTSVILVDLVTVSRIGFAMGRDGLLPQSIARVSPRTGTPVRMTLLYAVLVLVAATFVKLESLANLVSIGTLFAFVLVSAAVPVLRRTRPDLPRAFRVPFSPIVPVLSALACLYLMLNLEVETWLRFLAWLLIGLVVYAGYGRRHSRLRDQPQQAAVGSR, encoded by the coding sequence GTGCAGCTCTTCCGGACCAAGTCGCTCGAGGCCATCCAGTCCGACGTCAGCGGGGACGACGGCGGCGGCGGGCAGGTCGGGCACCTCCGCAAGCGGCTGTCCGCGCGGCACCTGATCGGCTTCGGCATCGGCGTCGTCATCGGCACCGGCATCTTCACCCTCACCGGCATCCAGGCCCGGGAGACCGCCGGCCCGGCCGTCGTCGTCTCCTTCGCGATCGCCGGGCTGGTCGCCCTGCTCGCCGGGCTCTGCTACGCCGAGCTGGCCTCCAGCGTGCCGACGGCGGGCAGCGCGTACACCTACGCCTACGCCACCACCGGCGAGCTGCTGGCCTGGGTCATCGGCTGGGACCTGTTCCTGGAGTTCGCCTTCGGTGCCGCCGTGGTGGCGCGCGGCTGGTCGGCCTACATCGGCAACCTGCTCGACCTGCCGACCTCGCTGTTCGGCGAGGAGGCCCCGGTCAACGTGGGTGCGGCGGCCATCGTCGTGGTGCTCACCCTGGTGGCGGTGCTGGGCATCCGGGAGTCGGCCCGGGTGACCAATGTGCTGGTGCTGGTCAAGGTGGCGGTCTGCGTCTTCGTCGTCGTCACCGGCATCTGGTTCGTCAAGGGCGCCAACCTGACCCCGTTCGTCCCGGCTGGCGAGCCGACCGAGGGCTCCGGTGGCCTGACCCAGCCGCTCATCTCCGCCATCGCCGGGCTGGAGCCGGCCACCTTCGGCATCGGCGGCGTGCTCACCGCCGCCGCCGTGGTGTTCTTCGCCTACACCGGGTTCGAGGCGGTCGCGAACCTCTCGGAGGAGACCCGCAAGCCCTCGCGGGACATCCCGCTCGGCCTGCTCGGCACCCTCGGCGTGGCCACCGCGCTGTACATCGGCGTCGCGTTCGTCGTGGTCGGGATGGTCGAGTACACCGACATCGACGCCGGTGCGCCGATCGCCGACGCGTTCGACCAGGTCGGGCTGGGCTGGGCCTCGGCGCTGATCTCGATCGCCGCCGTCGCCGGGCTGACCTCGGTGATCCTGGTCGACCTGGTCACGGTCAGCCGGATCGGGTTCGCGATGGGACGCGACGGGCTGCTGCCGCAGTCGATCGCCCGGGTGAGCCCGCGCACCGGCACCCCGGTGCGGATGACCCTGCTGTACGCGGTGCTGGTGCTGGTCGCGGCGACCTTCGTGAAGCTGGAGAGCCTGGCGAACCTGGTCAGCATCGGCACGCTGTTCGCCTTCGTGCTGGTGTCGGCCGCCGTCCCGGTGCTGCGCCGCACCCGGCCGGACCTGCCCCGGGCGTTCCGGGTGCCCTTCTCCCCCATAGTCCCGGTGCTGTCGGCGCTGGCCTGCCTCTACCTGATGCTCAACCTCGAGGTCGAGACCTGGCTGCGGTTCCTGGCCTGGCTGCTGATCGGCCTGGTGGTCTACGCCGGCTACGGGCGTCGGCACTCGCGGCTGCGCGACCAGCCGCAGCAGGCCGCGGTGGGCAGCCGCTGA
- a CDS encoding pentapeptide repeat-containing protein: MPSADLAAARRELTADCSRCAALCCVLPAFAASADFAVDKPAGTPCLNLLTDDRCGMHDQLRERGFPGCVVFDCLGAGQRLTRSTFAGRSWRDDPATAREMAATFPVMRQLTELLWHLTEARTLTTDPAVGALLDRVEQLTRSPAAELARADVGALRSEAGELLGQVSERARADVPGRARDRRGADLMGAALRGASLRGASLRGAYLIGADLRGADLRRADLLGADLRSADLRGADLTGALFLTQPQLTAATGDAATRLPAALARPAHWAASRLEQRRRR, encoded by the coding sequence GTGCCCTCCGCTGACCTCGCCGCCGCCCGGCGGGAGCTGACCGCCGACTGCAGCCGGTGCGCCGCGCTCTGCTGCGTGCTGCCGGCCTTCGCCGCGTCCGCCGACTTCGCCGTCGACAAGCCCGCCGGCACCCCCTGCCTGAACCTGCTCACCGACGACCGCTGCGGCATGCACGACCAGCTGCGCGAGCGGGGCTTCCCCGGCTGCGTCGTCTTCGACTGCCTGGGCGCCGGCCAGCGGCTGACCCGGTCGACCTTCGCCGGGCGCAGCTGGCGCGACGACCCGGCCACCGCCCGGGAGATGGCCGCGACGTTCCCGGTGATGCGCCAGCTCACCGAGCTGCTGTGGCACCTCACCGAGGCCCGCACGCTCACCACCGACCCCGCGGTCGGCGCCCTGCTGGACCGGGTCGAGCAGCTCACCCGGTCGCCGGCGGCGGAGCTCGCCCGGGCCGACGTCGGCGCGCTCCGGTCCGAGGCCGGCGAGCTGCTCGGGCAGGTGAGCGAGCGCGCCCGGGCCGACGTGCCCGGCCGGGCCCGGGACCGGCGGGGTGCCGATTTGATGGGCGCCGCGCTCCGCGGGGCGTCGCTGCGCGGGGCGAGCCTGCGCGGCGCCTACCTGATCGGCGCCGACCTGCGCGGGGCGGACCTGCGCCGGGCCGACCTCCTCGGCGCCGACCTGCGCTCCGCCGACCTGCGCGGCGCGGACCTCACCGGCGCCCTCTTCCTCACCCAGCCGCAGCTGACCGCCGCGACCGGCGACGCGGCCACCCGGCTGCCGGCGGCGCTGGCCCGGCCGGCGCACTGGGCCGCCTCCCGGCTCGAGCAGCGGCGTCGCCGATAG
- a CDS encoding response regulator yields MIRLLLADDQPLLRQGMGLVLGGEDDLEVVGEAADGRQAVDQALRLRPDIVLMDVRMPRMDGIEATRRLAELAPSVRVLILTTFDLDEHAFAGLRAGASGFLLKDVPPAELAGAIRAVARGDAVVAPALTRRLLDAYAHHLPTGPLEAPRRGRDHPALAALTDRERDVLGELAGGLSNAEIAQRLRLAEATVKTHVSRVLHKLHLRDRVQAVIVAYETGLAPRS; encoded by the coding sequence GTGATCCGGCTGCTGCTCGCCGACGACCAGCCGCTGCTGCGGCAGGGCATGGGCCTGGTCCTCGGTGGCGAGGACGACCTCGAGGTCGTCGGTGAGGCCGCGGACGGCCGGCAGGCGGTCGACCAGGCGCTGCGGCTGCGCCCCGACATCGTCCTGATGGACGTGCGGATGCCGCGGATGGACGGCATCGAGGCGACCCGCCGACTGGCCGAGCTCGCCCCGTCGGTGCGGGTGCTCATCCTGACCACCTTCGACCTCGACGAGCACGCCTTCGCCGGGCTGCGCGCCGGCGCGAGCGGCTTCCTGCTGAAGGACGTCCCACCGGCCGAGCTCGCCGGCGCGATCCGGGCGGTCGCCCGCGGGGACGCCGTGGTCGCCCCGGCGCTGACCCGGCGGTTGCTGGACGCCTACGCCCACCACCTCCCCACCGGCCCGCTCGAGGCGCCCCGCCGGGGGCGCGACCACCCGGCGCTGGCGGCGCTGACCGACCGGGAACGGGACGTGCTGGGCGAGCTCGCCGGCGGCCTGAGCAATGCCGAGATCGCCCAGCGGCTCCGGCTGGCGGAGGCCACGGTCAAGACGCACGTGAGCCGGGTGCTGCACAAGCTGCACCTGCGGGACCGGGTGCAGGCGGTCATCGTCGCCTACGAGACGGGGCTGGCACCGCGCTCCTGA
- a CDS encoding histidine kinase, with protein sequence MTDDGPAGRLRRATTRHVLLVDAGLALLLWAVLTLAVTTTAEETEPGGRWLGAAVNLVLVAPLVWRRRAPLRVLAAVLAVAAVSVGSVGTMGGELALLVALATAVTAAPSWAAAAVPTASTAVGVAVLVALAGGASDDELVAGVAALVAAVAVGSAGRLARERRVVLAERAQEREADRVRAEARRTEQALAAERARIARELHDVVAHEVTVMVSLADGAQVALDRAPERAREVMAQVSATGREALRELRGLLGVLAPADGPDAGSAPQPGLDQLGELVQRVRESGLAASLSVEGAARSLDPIAQLTLYRVAQEALTNVLRHARSATRADVRLRTADDGVELVVVDDGAGAVAAGAGRGLLGMRQRAALHDAQLTAGPAAQGGWQVALRLPLPAPTPASPAAGEVHR encoded by the coding sequence GTGACCGACGACGGGCCGGCCGGCCGCCTCCGGCGGGCAACCACCCGCCACGTGCTGCTCGTCGACGCCGGCCTGGCCCTGCTGCTGTGGGCGGTGCTCACCCTGGCCGTCACCACCACCGCCGAGGAGACGGAGCCGGGCGGCCGGTGGCTGGGGGCGGCGGTCAACCTGGTGCTGGTGGCGCCGCTGGTCTGGCGCCGCCGGGCGCCGCTGCGGGTCCTGGCCGCCGTGCTGGCCGTCGCGGCGGTCTCGGTCGGGTCGGTCGGCACGATGGGCGGCGAGCTCGCGCTGCTGGTCGCGCTGGCCACCGCGGTCACCGCCGCGCCCAGCTGGGCGGCGGCCGCGGTGCCCACCGCGTCGACCGCGGTCGGCGTGGCGGTGCTGGTCGCCCTCGCCGGCGGCGCCAGTGACGACGAGCTGGTCGCCGGGGTCGCCGCGCTGGTCGCCGCGGTGGCCGTGGGCTCGGCCGGCCGGCTGGCCCGGGAGCGGCGGGTGGTGCTCGCCGAGCGCGCCCAGGAGCGGGAGGCCGACCGGGTGCGGGCGGAGGCCCGGCGGACCGAGCAGGCCCTGGCCGCCGAGCGGGCGAGGATCGCCCGCGAGCTGCACGACGTCGTGGCCCACGAGGTCACGGTGATGGTGTCGCTCGCCGACGGCGCCCAGGTGGCGCTGGACCGGGCGCCGGAGCGGGCCCGCGAGGTGATGGCCCAGGTGTCGGCCACCGGTCGGGAGGCGCTCCGGGAGCTGCGCGGCCTGCTCGGGGTGCTCGCCCCGGCCGACGGCCCGGACGCCGGCTCGGCGCCGCAGCCCGGCCTCGACCAGCTCGGTGAGCTGGTGCAACGGGTGCGGGAGTCCGGGCTGGCCGCGTCGCTGTCGGTCGAGGGCGCGGCCCGGTCGCTCGACCCGATCGCCCAGCTGACCCTCTACCGGGTCGCCCAGGAGGCGTTGACCAACGTGCTGCGTCACGCCCGCTCCGCCACCCGGGCCGACGTCCGGCTGCGCACCGCCGACGACGGCGTGGAGCTGGTGGTGGTCGACGACGGCGCCGGTGCGGTGGCTGCCGGCGCCGGACGAGGGCTGCTGGGCATGCGCCAGCGGGCCGCGCTGCACGACGCCCAGCTCACCGCCGGCCCCGCGGCGCAGGGCGGCTGGCAGGTGGCGCTGCGGCTCCCCCTGCCGGCGCCCACGCCGGCGTCGCCAGCGGCCGGGGAGGTGCACCGGTGA
- a CDS encoding ATP-binding cassette domain-containing protein codes for MIEFEDVSKRYGERWAVQDLTLTVRPGRVTGFLGPNGSGKSTSMRMVVGLDAPTSGRVLVRGRRYAEHAAPLTEVGALLEARGAHPGRTARAHLLALAVTHGLGRRRVDEVLAEVGLTEVGGRRTGAFSLGMSQRLGIAAALLGDPAVLLLDEPVNGLDPDGVVWVRGLLRRLAAEGRTVFVSSHLMGELAATAEHVVVIGRGRLVADTSVAQLVDSVAPATVRVRTADPDRLRDLLARPGATLRTPAPDELVVEGLPAAEVGEVARRHGIGLRELVEERPSLEDAFLALTRDAVEFDAGPVTR; via the coding sequence GTGATCGAGTTCGAGGACGTCAGCAAGCGGTACGGCGAGCGGTGGGCGGTGCAGGACCTGACCCTCACGGTGCGGCCCGGCCGGGTCACCGGCTTCCTAGGGCCCAACGGCTCGGGGAAGTCCACGTCGATGCGGATGGTCGTCGGCCTGGACGCACCCACCAGCGGCCGGGTGCTCGTCCGCGGACGCCGGTACGCCGAGCACGCCGCCCCGCTCACCGAGGTGGGCGCGCTGCTCGAGGCCCGGGGCGCGCACCCGGGGCGCACCGCCCGGGCCCACCTGCTGGCCCTGGCCGTCACGCACGGCCTCGGCCGCCGGCGGGTGGACGAGGTGCTCGCCGAGGTGGGGTTGACCGAGGTCGGTGGCCGCCGGACCGGCGCGTTCTCGTTGGGCATGTCCCAGCGGCTGGGCATCGCAGCGGCGCTGCTCGGCGACCCGGCCGTCCTGCTGCTGGACGAGCCGGTGAACGGGCTGGACCCCGACGGGGTGGTCTGGGTCCGCGGCCTGCTGCGCCGGCTCGCCGCCGAGGGACGCACCGTGTTCGTCTCGAGCCACCTGATGGGCGAGCTGGCCGCGACCGCCGAGCACGTGGTGGTGATCGGCCGTGGCCGGCTCGTCGCCGACACCTCGGTGGCCCAGCTGGTCGACTCGGTGGCACCGGCCACGGTGCGGGTGCGCACCGCCGACCCCGACCGGCTGCGCGACCTGCTGGCCCGCCCGGGGGCGACGCTCCGCACCCCGGCCCCCGACGAGTTGGTGGTCGAGGGGCTGCCAGCGGCGGAGGTCGGGGAGGTGGCCCGCCGGCACGGGATCGGCCTGCGCGAACTGGTAGAGGAGCGCCCGTCGCTGGAGGACGCCTTCCTGGCCTTGACCCGGGACGCCGTCGAGTTCGACGCTGGCCCGGTGACCCGGTGA
- a CDS encoding RGCVC family protein, producing MTAPTYSPGTVPGTKPSDAVGTEERCPACPHPMSAHDRIGVRFCQATVASSDEGRGCVCRVG from the coding sequence ATGACCGCCCCCACGTACTCCCCCGGCACCGTCCCCGGGACCAAGCCGTCCGACGCCGTCGGCACCGAGGAGCGCTGCCCGGCGTGCCCGCACCCGATGAGCGCCCACGACCGGATCGGCGTCCGGTTCTGCCAGGCCACCGTGGCGAGCAGCGATGAGGGCCGGGGCTGCGTCTGCCGCGTCGGCTGA
- a CDS encoding heme-degrading domain-containing protein gives MTDFPALAELAAQEDELQLTRFTNDDAWALGSALVARARAEQLPVAIEVSRHGHQLFHAALTGATPDNDTWIARKAATVHRFGHSSLYVGQRSREAGTTFEEQFGLDPERYVAHGGGFPLLVRDVGPIGVVVVSGLPQVEDHRVVVDALRELVAQQRG, from the coding sequence GTGACCGACTTCCCCGCCCTGGCCGAGCTCGCCGCCCAGGAGGACGAGCTGCAGCTGACCCGCTTCACCAACGACGACGCCTGGGCGCTCGGGTCGGCGCTGGTCGCCCGCGCCCGGGCCGAGCAGCTGCCGGTGGCGATCGAGGTGTCCCGGCACGGGCACCAGCTGTTCCACGCGGCCCTCACCGGCGCCACCCCGGACAACGACACCTGGATCGCCCGCAAGGCGGCCACGGTGCACCGGTTCGGGCACAGCTCGCTCTACGTCGGGCAGCGGTCGCGGGAGGCCGGCACGACGTTCGAGGAGCAGTTCGGCCTGGACCCGGAGCGCTACGTCGCCCACGGCGGCGGGTTCCCGCTGCTGGTCCGGGACGTCGGGCCGATCGGGGTCGTCGTGGTGTCCGGGCTCCCGCAGGTCGAGGACCACCGGGTGGTCGTCGACGCCCTGCGGGAGCTCGTCGCGCAGCAGCGCGGCTGA
- the pdxY gene encoding pyridoxal kinase PdxY, whose amino-acid sequence MVNVLSIQSHVAYGHAGNASAVFPLQRLGIEVWPVHTVQFSNHTGYGAWTGRVFDGQAVDEVVQGIEDRGVLGSCDAVLSGYLGSADIGHAVLGSVAKVRAANPAAVWCCDPVIGDVGRGVFVRPGIPEFLREVAVPAADIVTPNHFELELLAQRATGSLASVTEAVAAVQAMGPRVVLTTSLVAEDTPDDAVDLLASEGGRHFRVRTPRLDLSVNGAGDAIAALFLAHWLDTRSAGEALGRAAASVFGLLRMTAEAGSREILLVAAQDEYTSPTRTFDVTEV is encoded by the coding sequence ATGGTGAACGTCCTGTCGATCCAGTCGCACGTGGCCTACGGCCACGCCGGCAACGCCTCGGCGGTCTTCCCCCTGCAGCGCCTGGGGATCGAGGTCTGGCCGGTGCACACCGTCCAGTTCTCCAACCACACCGGCTACGGCGCGTGGACCGGCCGGGTCTTCGACGGCCAGGCCGTCGACGAGGTCGTGCAGGGCATCGAGGACCGCGGCGTGCTGGGCAGCTGCGACGCCGTCCTCTCCGGCTACCTCGGCTCGGCCGACATCGGGCACGCCGTGCTCGGCTCGGTGGCCAAGGTGCGCGCCGCCAACCCGGCGGCGGTGTGGTGCTGCGACCCGGTCATCGGCGACGTCGGCCGCGGGGTCTTCGTCCGCCCGGGCATCCCGGAGTTCCTCCGCGAGGTCGCCGTCCCGGCTGCCGACATCGTGACGCCCAACCACTTCGAGCTGGAGCTGCTGGCCCAGCGGGCGACCGGTTCGCTGGCGTCGGTCACGGAGGCGGTCGCCGCCGTCCAGGCGATGGGCCCGCGGGTCGTGCTGACCACCTCCCTGGTCGCCGAGGACACCCCGGACGACGCGGTCGACCTGCTGGCCAGCGAGGGCGGCCGGCACTTCCGGGTGCGCACCCCGCGGCTGGACCTGTCGGTCAACGGCGCCGGGGACGCGATCGCCGCGCTGTTCCTGGCGCACTGGCTGGACACCCGCTCGGCCGGCGAGGCGCTGGGCCGCGCGGCCGCCTCGGTGTTCGGGCTGCTCCGGATGACGGCGGAGGCGGGCTCCCGGGAGATCCTGCTGGTCGCCGCACAGGACGAGTACACCTCCCCCACCCGCACCTTCGACGTCACCGAGGTCTGA
- a CDS encoding IclR family transcriptional regulator domain-containing protein produces the protein MAGRGQGPDFVEALARGLDVLACFSTERPAMSLSEVAGRVGLARPTARRLLLTLEELGFVRSTGGQFQLTPRVLTLGMAYVGALGLWDIARPHLAELVARTGESSSMAQLDGSDIVYVARVAVPKLITLRVEIGTRFPAAQTSQGKVLLAALSPDELARTLAEPSRAGLPPYIGRTAGQLADELTEVRARGWALADEELAPGVRSVAVPVRDGEGRVRAAMNVTVHAAETSTDQLLGEHLPQLLRTAGDVSAEWALWQSRPHVEVARRPQAGPATA, from the coding sequence ATGGCTGGTCGCGGTCAGGGACCGGACTTCGTCGAGGCGCTGGCCCGCGGGCTGGACGTGCTCGCCTGCTTCAGCACCGAGCGCCCGGCGATGTCGCTCAGCGAGGTGGCCGGCCGGGTCGGGCTCGCCCGGCCGACGGCGCGCCGGCTGCTGCTGACGCTGGAGGAGCTGGGCTTCGTCCGCAGCACCGGCGGCCAGTTCCAGCTCACCCCCCGGGTGCTGACCCTCGGCATGGCGTACGTCGGCGCGCTGGGCCTGTGGGACATCGCCCGGCCGCACCTGGCGGAGCTGGTCGCCCGCACCGGCGAGTCCTCCTCGATGGCCCAGCTCGACGGGTCGGACATCGTCTACGTCGCCCGGGTCGCCGTCCCGAAGCTGATCACCCTGCGGGTGGAGATCGGCACCCGCTTCCCGGCCGCGCAGACCTCCCAGGGCAAGGTGCTGCTGGCCGCGCTCTCCCCCGACGAGCTGGCCCGCACGCTGGCCGAGCCGAGTCGGGCGGGCCTGCCGCCCTACATCGGCCGCACCGCCGGCCAGCTCGCCGACGAGCTCACCGAGGTGCGCGCCCGCGGCTGGGCGCTCGCCGACGAGGAGCTGGCCCCGGGGGTGCGGTCGGTCGCCGTCCCGGTGCGGGACGGCGAGGGCCGGGTCCGGGCCGCGATGAACGTGACCGTGCACGCCGCGGAGACCTCGACCGACCAGCTGCTGGGCGAGCACCTGCCCCAGCTGCTGCGCACCGCCGGCGACGTCAGCGCCGAGTGGGCGCTGTGGCAGTCGCGCCCGCACGTGGAGGTCGCCCGCCGGCCGCAGGCGGGTCCGGCGACCGCCTGA
- a CDS encoding amidohydrolase family protein, protein MSHPDADVVAPAAGQPVVLRGGTVLTMDNAHTLLPEADVLVVDGRVAAVGTALEVPEGTAEIDARGGIVMPGMVDTHRHMWQTAMRGYGADWTLTQYFVWYYLEHGRAFRPEDVHAGNLLSAWDALEAGVTTTVDWSHGLQSVDHAEAAADALLAVPGRFVLAYGNIQAGPWEWTADPAVQSFLRRRQDEGRLGLQLAFDVTGDPAFPEKAAFEVARELGLPVTTHAGVWGATNDEGIRLMHEHGFMAPETVYVHAATLSTDSYHRIAATGGSISVSTESEQSAGQGYPPTWQVRRHGIPVSLSMDTSVWWSSDLFSAMRTTLGADRSREHLEAHAKGETVTQVHLRAEQVVDWATRGGARALGRDDLGSLEPGKRADVVLIKNDASPVSFPLLNPYGHVAFQAQRGDVHTVLVDGRVVKHAHRLVGADLPAVRRAVDATVEHLRGEMGEETWVQGMNPALPGDEVLDNPYTYTEYKSASTHGARGSVFGDSGDSGDAG, encoded by the coding sequence ATGTCCCACCCCGACGCCGACGTCGTGGCCCCGGCAGCCGGCCAGCCCGTGGTGCTGCGCGGCGGCACGGTGCTGACCATGGACAACGCGCACACCCTGCTGCCCGAGGCCGACGTGCTGGTCGTCGACGGCCGGGTCGCCGCCGTCGGCACCGCGCTGGAGGTGCCCGAGGGCACCGCCGAGATCGACGCCCGCGGGGGCATCGTCATGCCCGGGATGGTCGACACCCACCGGCACATGTGGCAGACGGCGATGCGCGGCTACGGCGCCGACTGGACGCTCACCCAGTACTTCGTCTGGTACTACCTCGAGCACGGCCGCGCCTTCCGCCCGGAGGACGTGCACGCCGGCAACCTGCTCTCCGCCTGGGACGCCCTGGAGGCCGGGGTCACCACCACCGTCGACTGGTCGCACGGCCTGCAGAGCGTCGACCACGCCGAGGCCGCCGCCGACGCGCTGCTCGCCGTCCCGGGCCGGTTCGTGCTCGCCTACGGCAACATCCAGGCCGGCCCGTGGGAGTGGACCGCCGACCCGGCGGTGCAGTCGTTCCTGCGCCGCCGGCAGGACGAGGGCCGGCTGGGCCTGCAGCTGGCCTTCGACGTCACCGGCGACCCGGCCTTCCCGGAGAAGGCGGCCTTCGAGGTCGCCCGCGAGCTGGGCCTCCCGGTCACCACCCACGCCGGGGTCTGGGGCGCGACGAACGACGAGGGCATCCGGCTCATGCACGAGCACGGCTTCATGGCCCCCGAGACGGTGTACGTGCACGCGGCCACCCTGAGCACCGACTCCTACCACCGGATCGCCGCCACCGGCGGCTCGATCTCGGTCTCCACCGAGTCCGAGCAGAGCGCCGGCCAGGGCTACCCGCCCACCTGGCAGGTGCGCCGGCACGGCATCCCGGTGTCGCTGTCGATGGACACCAGCGTCTGGTGGAGCAGCGACCTGTTCTCCGCGATGCGCACCACGCTGGGCGCCGACCGGTCCCGGGAGCACCTGGAGGCGCACGCCAAGGGCGAGACCGTCACCCAGGTGCACCTGCGCGCCGAGCAGGTCGTCGACTGGGCCACCCGCGGCGGTGCCCGGGCGCTGGGCCGCGACGACCTGGGCAGCCTGGAGCCGGGCAAGCGCGCCGACGTCGTGCTGATCAAGAACGACGCCTCGCCGGTGTCCTTCCCGCTGCTCAACCCCTACGGCCACGTCGCCTTCCAGGCCCAGCGCGGCGACGTGCACACCGTGCTCGTCGACGGCCGGGTCGTGAAGCACGCCCACCGGCTGGTCGGCGCCGACCTGCCGGCGGTCCGCCGGGCGGTCGACGCGACGGTCGAGCACCTGCGCGGCGAGATGGGCGAGGAGACCTGGGTGCAGGGCATGAACCCCGCCCTGCCCGGCGACGAGGTGCTGGACAACCCGTACACGTACACCGAGTACAAGTCGGCCAGCACCCACGGTGCCCGCGGCAGCGTCTTCGGCGACTCCGGCGACTCCGGCGACGCGGGCTGA
- a CDS encoding CaiB/BaiF CoA transferase family protein yields the protein MTGPRAVPGATAARGPLAGLLVADFSRVLAGPYATMLLADMGAEVVKVEGPAGDDTRSWQPPVRDGVSTYYLGVNRNKRSVALDLKDPDDRAVAQELARRADVVVENFKTGGLARFGLDYDSVAAGNPRVVYASITGFGSQPEGAPLPGYDLIVQAISGLMSLTGDPDGEPFRAGISVFDVMAGLHATIGVLSALNLRHETGRGQHVEVNLLSSALSGLVNHASAVVAGGVVPFRMGNSHPSLFPYEPLPCADGDLIITAGNNGQFRKLVEVLGVPELADDPRFARNEDRTANRDELRPLLVDRLRTRSKQDWFTDIIAAGVPCGPINTVDQGVAFAERIGLDPVVTVGEGGAGIPSVRNPITFSETPADYRLPPPALDEHGAEIRRWLATPEEQA from the coding sequence ATGACCGGACCACGGGCAGTGCCCGGCGCCACCGCGGCCAGGGGCCCGCTGGCCGGTCTGCTGGTCGCGGACTTCTCCCGGGTGCTGGCCGGCCCGTACGCCACGATGCTGCTGGCCGACATGGGCGCCGAGGTGGTGAAGGTCGAGGGCCCGGCCGGCGACGACACCCGCAGCTGGCAGCCCCCGGTCCGGGACGGCGTCTCCACGTACTACCTGGGGGTCAACCGCAACAAGCGGTCGGTGGCGCTGGACCTCAAGGACCCCGACGACCGGGCGGTGGCGCAGGAGCTGGCCCGCCGGGCCGACGTCGTGGTGGAGAACTTCAAGACCGGCGGTCTGGCCCGGTTCGGCCTCGACTACGACTCGGTGGCCGCGGGCAATCCGCGCGTCGTCTACGCCTCGATCACCGGTTTCGGCAGCCAGCCCGAGGGCGCGCCGCTGCCCGGCTACGACCTGATCGTGCAGGCGATCTCCGGCCTGATGAGCCTCACCGGCGACCCGGACGGCGAGCCGTTCCGGGCGGGGATCTCGGTCTTCGACGTCATGGCCGGGCTGCACGCCACCATCGGCGTGCTGTCGGCGCTCAACCTGCGGCACGAGACCGGCCGGGGCCAGCACGTGGAGGTCAACCTGCTCTCCTCGGCGCTGTCCGGGCTGGTCAACCACGCCAGCGCCGTCGTCGCCGGCGGCGTCGTGCCGTTCCGGATGGGCAACAGCCACCCCAGCCTGTTCCCGTACGAGCCGCTGCCCTGCGCCGACGGCGACCTGATCATCACCGCGGGCAACAACGGCCAGTTCCGCAAGCTGGTCGAGGTGCTGGGCGTGCCGGAGCTCGCCGACGACCCACGGTTCGCCCGCAACGAGGACCGGACGGCGAACCGGGACGAGCTGCGGCCGCTGCTGGTCGACCGGCTGCGCACCCGGTCCAAGCAGGACTGGTTCACCGACATCATCGCCGCCGGCGTGCCGTGCGGGCCGATCAACACCGTCGACCAGGGCGTCGCCTTCGCCGAGCGGATCGGCCTGGACCCGGTGGTCACGGTGGGGGAGGGCGGCGCGGGCATCCCCTCGGTGCGCAACCCGATCACCTTCTCCGAGACCCCGGCCGACTACCGGTTGCCACCACCGGCGCTGGACGAGCACGGTGCGGAGATCCGCCGCTGGCTGGCCACCCCCGAGGAGCAGGCGTGA